Proteins from a single region of Hypomesus transpacificus isolate Combined female chromosome 9, fHypTra1, whole genome shotgun sequence:
- the pacsin1b gene encoding protein kinase C and casein kinase substrate in neurons protein 1, with product MSGTYDESSSLEETTDSFWEVGQYKRTVKRIDDGHRLCNDLMNCIQERAKIEKAYAQQLTDWSKRWRQLVDKGPQYGTVERAWAAVMTEAEKVSELHQEMKNNLVNEDFEKVRNWQKDSYHKQMMGSFKETKEAEEGFKKAQKPWAKKLKELDAARKLYHLTCKEEKLALTREANSKAEPAVAAEQQKKLHEKVDKCKQDSQKAKEKYEKVVEELGKCTPQYMENMEQVFDTCQQFEEKRLSFLREVLLDVKRHLNLTENQSYASVYRDLEHTIVSASAQEDLKWFSNTHGPGMHMNWPQFEEYNPELSHMISKREKVKKPSDGVMLTHVTAAVDHAPASDRGSVSSYEKTQAYTQEWSDEDHTAPQPAPSSSGSDTNGGSNPFEDVSGTGVRVRALYDYDGQEQDELTFKAGEELIMLEGEDEQGWCKGRLDSGQLGLYPANYVEAI from the exons atGTCTGGAACCTACGACGAGAGCTCCAGTCTGGAGGAAACCACCGACAGCTTCTGGGAG GTGGGCCAGTACAAGCGTACGGTGAAACGCATCGATGACGGCCACCGCCTCTGTAATGACCTGATGAACTGCATTCAGGAGCGGGCCAAGATCGAGAAGGCCTACGCCCAGCAGCTGACCGACTGGTCCAAGAGATGGAGGCAGCTGGTGGATAAAG GCCCCCAGTACGGGACGGTGGAGCGTGCCTGGGCGGCTGTGATGACGGAAGCGGAGAAGGTGAGCGAGCTGCACCAGGAGATGAAGAACAACCTGGTCAATGAGGACTTTGAGAAGGTCAGGAACTGGCAGAAGGACTCGTACCACAAGCAGATGATGGGGAGCTTCAAGGAGACcaaggaggctgaggagggctTCAAGAAGGCCCAGAAACCCTGGGCCAAGAAGCTGAAGGAg cTGGATGCTGCCAGGAAGTTGTACCACCTGACGTGTAAGGAAGAGAAGCTGGCTTTGACCCGCGAGGCCAACAGCAAGGCAGAGCCCGCTGTCGCTGCAGAGCAGCAGAAGAAGCTGCATGAGAAGGTGGACAAGTGCAAACAGGACTCCCAGAAG GCCAAGGAGAAGTATgagaaggtggtggaggagctggggaaATGCACCCCTCAGTACATGGAGAACATGGAGCAGGTGTTCGACACGTGTCAGCAGTTTGAAGAGAAGAGACTGAGCTTCCTGAGGGAGGTGTTACTGGACGTCAAACGCCACCTCAACCTCACTGAGaaccagag ctatgCCTCTGTGTACCGGGATCTGGAGCACACCATTGTGTCTGCCAGCGCTCAGGAGGACCTGAAGTGGTTCAGCAACACTCATGGACCTGGCATGCACATGAACTGGCCCCAGTTTGAG GAGTATAACCCAGAGCTGTCCCACATGATCAGTAagagggagaaggtgaagaAGCCCAGCGATGGCGTCATGCTGACCCACGTGACAGCCGCCGTAGACCACGCCCCCGCCAGCGACCGGGGCAG tgtgAGCAGCTATGAGAAGACCCAGGCCTACACCCAGGAGTGGTCTGATGAGGACCACACCGCCCCCcagcccgccccctcctcctcgggcAGTGACACCAATGGTGGCTCCAACCCCTTTGAGGACGTCTCGGGGACGGGGGTCCGGGTCCGAGCCCTGTACGACTACGATGGGCAGGAGCAGGACGAACTCACCTTTAAAGCAG GCGAGGAACTGATcatgctggagggggaggatgagcagGGCTGGTGTAAAGGTCGTCTGGACAGCGGGCAGCTGGGTCTGTACCCGGCCAATTACGTGGAGGCGATCTAG
- the rps10 gene encoding 40S ribosomal protein S10: MLMPKKNRIAIYELLFKEGVMVAKKDVHLPKHPELADKNVPNLHVMKAMQSLKSCGYVKEQFAWRHFYWYLTNEGIQYLRDFLHLPPEIVPATLRRQTRPETARPRPKGMEGERPARLNRGEADRDTYRRTAAPPGADKKAEAGAGAATEFQFRGGFGRGRGQQPPQ; this comes from the exons ATGCTGATGCCCAAGAAAAACCGTATTGCCATCTATGAGCTCCTCTTCAAAGAGGGTGTCATGGTGGCAAAGAAAGATGTTCATCTGCCCAAACACCCCGAGCTTGCCGACAAGAACGTGCCCAACCTGCATGTGATGAAAGCGAtgcag TCTTTGAAGTCGTGTGGGTATGTCAAAGAGCAATTTGCCTGGCGCCATTTTTACTGGTACCTCACCAATGAAGGGATCCAGTACCTGAGAGActtcctccatcttcctcctgaGATCGTCCCTGCCACCCTCCGTCGCCAGACTAGGCCAGAGActgccagacccagacccaagG gtatggagggagagagaccagctcgTCTGAACCGTggtgaggcagacagagacacctaCAGGAGGACCGCTGCCCCCC CTGGTGCCGATAAGAAGGCCGAGGCAGGTGCAGGAGCTGCGACAGAGTTCCAGTTC AGGGGCGGGTTCGGGCGTGGCCGGGGACAGCAGCCTCCACAGTAA